From the Mesoaciditoga lauensis cd-1655R = DSM 25116 genome, the window AAAGCAAAACCCCCAACTTCCCGTTTACCTGCCCGATCATGAAGTAGTACAAATAGTCCCCACTTCCTTCATGACAGTATACGATTACCTGTTGAGTGCCGTTTTTCAGCGCTTTGCCCACCTTTAAGCCTTCAAAATACATGAAATCTTTACCTTTTGTGAAGGCAACTTTCCATCTGTGGTCAACAAATCTAAGAATGTGAAAAGAAACGTACGGATTTCCTTGTTCGGCTTCAAAAGTTACAATTGCGACGTCTGGAATATCACTTTTCCTAAAAAACACTTTTTTCACACACATCGAAGACCAATTCGAGGTTGGGGAAGGAGAAAACTCCTTAATTTTTCCTAATAACTCTTGAGAATTTGGCAAGTTTGAAATTGAAATCCGACTGTTCACACTTCTTGCATTTGAAGCGAACGTTTCTTTTCCAAATGCAAAAAAGAAGAAAACAAGTAAAACGATGAAAAAGACATCCTTAAAGATTTCATTCTTTCTTCCCATCGTCGCTTCCTCTGTATGTTACAAAAGCGGTTTCCGTTTCCCATACCCTTACTTCGTAGAGTGCATGATTTTTGCCTTTTAAAATTTCAGAAAGTTGCTCCCATATCCAAACCGCTATATTTTCGGCTGTAGGCTGTTCAATAAGATCGTTTATGTAAGAATGATCGAGTTTTGATATCACACGTTCGTTGACTATTCTCTTCAATTCTACGAAATCGTAAACCATTCCCTCTTCATTTGGTTTCCCATTCAAAGTAACACGTAGTTTGTAAGTATGGCCATGAAGTTTTTCGCATTTTCCATGGTACTTTATCAAATTGTGAGCAGCGTCGAATTTGAATTCTTTCGATACGAAAATTTCCATATTCATCTCCTTTCAAAGTAAAACATGATTCTTCCTCCGAGAATTATCAAAGCAGCTCCAGCAAGGGTAAAAACGGCGTTCACCACTAAAAATTCGCTCATGTACATTGGGCTTATACCCAAAGCGTAGCGCAAGCCTTGTGTGAAATACGTTATCGGCATGGCATGCGCTATCACGCGCATGTAATTTGGCATTATGGAGAAAGGATAGAAAACATTCGAGAAAAGCATCATAACGGTAAGAAGTATGGTTGAGAAATTCAAGGTTGTCCACATATCTCTAAAAACAACCGAAAAAATCGTCCCAAGTCCTATTGACATGATGGTCGCAGTGGAAATCATCAAGAGAAAAAGCAGCCAATTCATATCGTAAAGAGTTGAAAATATGGCTTCAGAGGCTAAAAGCGTTAAAACCGATGACGCCACAGAGGACCAAAATCTATGAACTGCTATCGAAAATGCAAATGCGTTTCCGCTTAAAGGAGTTACTTTCAATCTTTTCAATACGTTGCTAGAGCGATAGTCGGAAAATGCCGTGGCTGTAGAAAGCACGCATGCAGTTAAAATGGCAATGGCCATGGCACCGGGGACAACGAACGATATAACCGTCAAATTCACCCCTTTTTTCAAAACAACTGGTTTTGCCTCTATATACGTTGGCACACCAGAAATCCTCTTTCTTATCGCTTGAGAAACGAAATCTTGCAATATGCGAAGGTAGTTGTTGTACTGACCAAAAGCCTGATTGTAGAAAAAGGTCATCGACGTTGAAGACAAAGAAATTCCCATTTGCATTTTAGCGGATGCGACAAGGTTTCTGATGCTTTCATCATCCTTCACAAACACCACATCAAAACCGTTAGCTTTTGCCTCTTCCATCAGGGCTTTTTGAAAAGGCTGAAATTCTTTTGAAACGTGAAAAGCCACTTTCACGGATACACTTTGGGTTCCACCGGATATTCCAGCTATAACGAACCCAAGAATGAGCATAAAGACGATAGGAGACACGAACATCATCAAAGTAGCTTTGTTGTCCCTTATGAACATGTAAAAGCTCTTAGTTAGCAAGGTTTTTATACCTTTCATATCACATCATCCTCATATTCTCTTCCACATTCGCCGTGTAGAAAGAAAAACCAGAGAAGCCATTCCCCAAAGAGCCGGCACGAATATGTTCATCCACATTGGCGTCATGGACAAGCCTACGTTTAGTAGCTGCCTCATCGCATTCGTAGCGTACCACAACGGATTGACCCAAACGAAGATGTTAACATACCAGGGTAAATTGAAAAGTGGAAAGTACACCCCCGCTAGAAATTCCAAAGGCAAGTTGATCACACTTGTCAAAGCGCTCACCGCAGTTGGGCTCGACGCGAGGAATCCAACGTCGAACCCTATGAGTATGTAAATCATAGAAGTGAATAGATAGTAGAGAAATGCCCATCCAGAAAATATATGAACTGCAGAATTGAAAAGATAAGCCGCGAAAAAAGCCAACAAAAAGTATTGAATTACCATTAAAAAGAGCTTTGAAAGGGTAAAACCCGCGAAAAAAGCCTCAGGCTTTACGGGAGTAGAAGCGTACTTTTTCATGATCTTATCGCGTTTCATGAAAGCCAGCTTTGGCCCTACCAAAAGCAATCCTGTTGTGAAAGCGCCTATCACCAATATGCCAGGCGTGACAAAATCCGTATAAGTTGGGGCTTTCATCATCTCTCCAATAGTTTCGCTATGTATGCTAAAAGCCTTCAGATGGTAATGGAACTCGGATACAACGTAAGAGTTTATCTCATCCATAACGCCTTCTATAGCCCCTTGGGCAAGACTGGAAGATGCCTCATTTGGAAGATAATAAACTTTTATCTGTGCGCTTACGAAAGGTATTCCCATCTTTGCAAACAGAACAGAACGCATCATATGCCGATTGAAATCCTTCGGAATCACGATCACGGCATCGAATTTCGAATACAGCACCTTTTGAAAGACTGATTTTAAATCATCTTTCGTAACTTCAACGGTAAACACCCCATCTTTATTCGGATGAGAAAGTTTACGAAAGGCGTTTATCACCGCCTCAGAATAATCAATTCCATTCACGCTTTGAGATTCATTGACTATAGCTATTTTGAAATTCAACGATCCTTTCATACCAAGATTGGAAAACGTTAAAACCAATATAGAAAGTAAAATGGTTGGAAATAGCATCGCCCAAAATACAGATCTTCTATTTCGTAGGTCACTAAGTATATGAACTTTGAAGAACCACCATGCGCTTCTCAATCTCTCAGCTCCCTACCAGTCAGATTCAAAAATACGTCTTCCAACGTTGGTTCTATTAAAAACACGTTTGTCAAGGATACGTTGTTATTTTTAGACCATAAGACGATTTTTTCCAACGTCTTTGTGAGATCGGATGTCACAATCCTACAATGATCATCCAGCTTTTGAATTTCTCCTTGGAGTTCATTTTCCAATTCTTTTATCTTTTCCATTGGAGGAGTTGGCGTGCAAGAAAAATCTATTTTGCTTTCGCCACCGTATTTAAGTATGAGCTGTTCTGGACTTCCCGTTTCCACGACTTTCCCGTGATCTATTATGGTTATGCGGTCGCAGAGCCTTTGAGCCTCTTCCATATAATGAGTGGTTAAGAAGATGGTTTTCCCATTTGATTTTAACTTTTCTATAAGCACCCATATGGATTCACGAGATTGTGGATCGAGCCCTGTCGTTGGTTCATCCATAAAAATAAGATCCGGATCGTTTATCAAAGCTACAGCTATCGCTAAACGCTGTCTTTGCCCTCCGGACAAGTTTTCGGGATAAGCGTTCACTTTCTCTTGTAGTTCAACCATTTCCAAAGCCTTTTCTATGGGAATGGATTTCTTGAAAAAAGAAGCGAAAAGCTCCAGGATTTCCTTAACTTTCAAATGATCAAGGAAGCTTGTCTGTTGGAGCACAACCCCAATTCTTTCTTTTATTTTGGGTATCACATCGCCTTTTATTTCTCTACCGAACATCTTTATCGTTCCGGCAGTTGGTTTTCTCAAACCTTCAAGAATTTCCAGTGTCGTTGTTTTTCCAGCGCCGTTAGGGCCCAAAAAACCGAATATTTCCCCTTTGAAGACATCGATATCTATACCTTTGACGGCTTCAAGTTTTCCGTATTTTTTTCTGAGATTCTTTACCTCTATTATTTTTTCCATTTTTTTCACCATTCGTTCAGCGTCATATTTTTTCTATCTTAACAGCTGCCACCTTGTAAGTGGGTATCTTAGAAATCGGATCGATGACATTCAGGGTCAGCTCGTTGGCCGCCGCTTCCGCGTAATGAAATGGAATGAAAACCATGCCTTCCATGGATCTTTTTGTTATCTTCACCTTTCCGCTTATGCTCCCCCTTCTTGAGGTTACCCTCACTTGATCTCCTTTTTTAATTCCGAGTCTCTCAGCATCGGTCGGATTTATCTCTATTTCAACTTCTGGTTTAATCTTGTTTATTCCTTTTACCCTTCTTGTCATGGTACCTGTGTGATATTGATAAAGAATCCTTCCCGTCGAAAGATAAAAAGGATATTCTTTATCTGGTAATTCCGGTGGTTCTGCGAATTCAACCGGTATGAATTTCCCTTTTCCATTTGGCCTGGAAAATTTTTCGGTGTGTAAAATGGAAGTACCTGGATCGTCTTTTGTCCTACACGGCCATTGAATTCCTTTGTGCTCTATTCGCTCGTATGTTATTCCAGCGTATATGGGGGTAACTTTTGCAAATTCTTCCATTATTTCAGATGGATGAGAATAATTCGCCTCATAACCAAATCGGTTGAAGAGATCTTTGAGTATCATCCAATCCGGTCTTGAATTTCCTATCGGTTTTACACCTTGTCTAACCCGTTGTATTCTTCTTTCGGTGTTAGTTATGGTGCCCTCTTTTTCGTATTGGCTGGATGCTGGCAAGATGACGTCTGCGAATTTTGTCGTATCATTTGGGAAAATATCTATGCTAACCATGAATTCCAAATTTTTCAGCGCCTCTTCAAGATGAGAAGCGTCTGGATCGCTTATTCGAGGGTTTTCCCCCATAACGAAAAGTGCTTTTACCTTTCCATCTAACATTGCATCAGCCATTTCTGTTATCGCTAAACCCACATTTGATGGAAGTCCTTCAACTCCCCAGGCTTTTTCAAAGCTCTTCTTAACGTTCTCATCTGTAACTTTTTGATAGCCCGGATAAACGTTCGGAAGTGCTCCAAGATCGCACGCACCTTGAACATTTCCCTGTCCCCTTAGAGGATTTACACCTGTACCCGGTCTTCCTAAATTGCCGGTTGCCATCGCCAAATTGGCGAGAGATATGACGTTGTTAGTACCACTCACGTGTTGAGTTATTCCCATTGCATACACTATTGCAGCGTTTTCCGCACTTCCATAGGTTTTGGCCGCTTTTATTATGTCTTTCGCATCCACTTGCGTTACCTTGGAAACATATTCTGGCGTGTACTTTTCGACCGTGGCCTTAACCTTTTCAAAATCTTCGGTACGAGATCTTATAAATTCTTCATCTATTAAATTTTCCTGAATTATCACGTTTAAAATTCCATTGAAAAGTGCCACATCGGTTCCCGGTAAGTGCCTAAGCCAAACGGTTGCGTAGTCTACCATTTCGATTTTTCTAGGATCCGCAACTATCAACTTTGTACCGTTTCTAACCGCTTTTTTAATTCTTGAACCGTAAACAGGATGATTTTCGGTGGGGTTAGACCCCGTTAAGAGGATGACGTTGGCAGCCAGGATATCCAACAAATTGTTTGTCATGGCGCCGCTGCCAAGCGTGGCAGCCAGCCCTGCAACAGTCGAGGCATGACACAATCTTGCACAATGATCGACGTTGTTGGTACCTATAACAGCTCTGGCAAATTTCTGTAAGAGGTAATTTTCCTCGTTGGTACAACGTGCTGATGAAAGGAACATAATGGAATCCGGCCCGTATTTTTCTTTTATCTCTTTTAACTTCTCAACGGTGTAATTCATCGCCTCGTCCCAGCTGACTTCTGTGAATTTTCCATCTTTTTTCATCAATGGTTCTTTCAACCTATCGGAATGATTGACGAATTCATATCCAAATTTTCCCTTAACGCATGTGGCTATGCCATCGTTCACCTCAGGATTTTCAGCCGAAGGCATAACGCGTACTATTTCATTCTGTTTTGGATCAACGTGCAACTCTATTTGACATCCCACTCCGCAATAAGCACAGGTTGTTTTCGTCTTTTGAGTTTCCCAATGTCTGGCTTTCCCAATCGAAGGTTTTTCCACTATCGCGCCCACGGGGCATATGCTTGCACATTGCCCGCAATTGACGCAGTCAGTTTCCGCGAGTGGTAATTCGTAAGGCGTTGAGGGTAGCTCTTTGTATCCTCTGTTTGCCATGGAATATATGAACATTCCTTGCACTTCATCACAAACTCTTACACACAGCTGACACTGGATGCATTTGTTCAAATCTCTTAATATGAACTCACTTGAATCATCTATCTTTAATCCTCTTTTCCCAAATCCAAAATACGGTTCTTGATTGGGAAAATACTCGTAAGTCAGATCTTGCAGAGCGCAATTTCCATTCATGTCACATGTCATACATTCATTGGGATGTTCTGAAAGAATAAGGGAAAGGTTCATCTTCCTTGATTTTTCAACGCGCTCGGAGTGCGTTTTTATTTTCAAACCTTCTTTTATCGTTGTGGTACATGAAGTCTGTAAATTTTTTGCTCCTTCCACTTCCACAACGCACATCCTGCACGCGCCTATGCTTTTAACCGCTGGATGATAACAAAGATGAGGAATATCAAAACCATTATCCAACAGAAATTTAAGAAGGTTTTCTCCTTCTGGCGCCGTTACTTCCTTACCGTCTATTTCTATCTTTACCATTTTTTCCATTGACGTTCCCTCCCAACGTTTAAAGCCCCTTAATTTTCTTTTTATTATACCCCAATGTGTAGAGCTAAAGAATTCAAGTGTGCATATAATGAGTGGAAGTGAGAAACAAAATAATAAATACTCACATTGGGCGTCAATGTTACAAAGCATTTCAAAAAGGGATTAAACCTTACCTTCGAAAAAATGTCCTTCATAATGTTTACGCACAACATTGTTATGAATGAACAGAGTGTAAAATGGTAAAATGACAATATGAGAATAGGAGTACTTCAATTCAAACCAATTCTTTTCGATGTCGAAGGAAATTTAAAAAAAGCGCTTGATTTGATGAAAGATTTTCGGGGAGATTTGCTGATTCTTCCTGAACTTGCTTTCAGCGGCTATCTTTTCAATTCAAAGTCCGAAATAGAAAAGCT encodes:
- a CDS encoding ABC transporter ATP-binding protein, giving the protein MEKIIEVKNLRKKYGKLEAVKGIDIDVFKGEIFGFLGPNGAGKTTTLEILEGLRKPTAGTIKMFGREIKGDVIPKIKERIGVVLQQTSFLDHLKVKEILELFASFFKKSIPIEKALEMVELQEKVNAYPENLSGGQRQRLAIAVALINDPDLIFMDEPTTGLDPQSRESIWVLIEKLKSNGKTIFLTTHYMEEAQRLCDRITIIDHGKVVETGSPEQLILKYGGESKIDFSCTPTPPMEKIKELENELQGEIQKLDDHCRIVTSDLTKTLEKIVLWSKNNNVSLTNVFLIEPTLEDVFLNLTGRELRD
- a CDS encoding ABC transporter permease — its product is MRSAWWFFKVHILSDLRNRRSVFWAMLFPTILLSILVLTFSNLGMKGSLNFKIAIVNESQSVNGIDYSEAVINAFRKLSHPNKDGVFTVEVTKDDLKSVFQKVLYSKFDAVIVIPKDFNRHMMRSVLFAKMGIPFVSAQIKVYYLPNEASSSLAQGAIEGVMDEINSYVVSEFHYHLKAFSIHSETIGEMMKAPTYTDFVTPGILVIGAFTTGLLLVGPKLAFMKRDKIMKKYASTPVKPEAFFAGFTLSKLFLMVIQYFLLAFFAAYLFNSAVHIFSGWAFLYYLFTSMIYILIGFDVGFLASSPTAVSALTSVINLPLEFLAGVYFPLFNLPWYVNIFVWVNPLWYATNAMRQLLNVGLSMTPMWMNIFVPALWGMASLVFLSTRRMWKRI
- the queD gene encoding 6-carboxytetrahydropterin synthase QueD; the protein is MEIFVSKEFKFDAAHNLIKYHGKCEKLHGHTYKLRVTLNGKPNEEGMVYDFVELKRIVNERVISKLDHSYINDLIEQPTAENIAVWIWEQLSEILKGKNHALYEVRVWETETAFVTYRGSDDGKKE
- the fdhF gene encoding formate dehydrogenase subunit alpha, whose protein sequence is MVKIEIDGKEVTAPEGENLLKFLLDNGFDIPHLCYHPAVKSIGACRMCVVEVEGAKNLQTSCTTTIKEGLKIKTHSERVEKSRKMNLSLILSEHPNECMTCDMNGNCALQDLTYEYFPNQEPYFGFGKRGLKIDDSSEFILRDLNKCIQCQLCVRVCDEVQGMFIYSMANRGYKELPSTPYELPLAETDCVNCGQCASICPVGAIVEKPSIGKARHWETQKTKTTCAYCGVGCQIELHVDPKQNEIVRVMPSAENPEVNDGIATCVKGKFGYEFVNHSDRLKEPLMKKDGKFTEVSWDEAMNYTVEKLKEIKEKYGPDSIMFLSSARCTNEENYLLQKFARAVIGTNNVDHCARLCHASTVAGLAATLGSGAMTNNLLDILAANVILLTGSNPTENHPVYGSRIKKAVRNGTKLIVADPRKIEMVDYATVWLRHLPGTDVALFNGILNVIIQENLIDEEFIRSRTEDFEKVKATVEKYTPEYVSKVTQVDAKDIIKAAKTYGSAENAAIVYAMGITQHVSGTNNVISLANLAMATGNLGRPGTGVNPLRGQGNVQGACDLGALPNVYPGYQKVTDENVKKSFEKAWGVEGLPSNVGLAITEMADAMLDGKVKALFVMGENPRISDPDASHLEEALKNLEFMVSIDIFPNDTTKFADVILPASSQYEKEGTITNTERRIQRVRQGVKPIGNSRPDWMILKDLFNRFGYEANYSHPSEIMEEFAKVTPIYAGITYERIEHKGIQWPCRTKDDPGTSILHTEKFSRPNGKGKFIPVEFAEPPELPDKEYPFYLSTGRILYQYHTGTMTRRVKGINKIKPEVEIEINPTDAERLGIKKGDQVRVTSRRGSISGKVKITKRSMEGMVFIPFHYAEAAANELTLNVIDPISKIPTYKVAAVKIEKI
- a CDS encoding ABC transporter permease — protein: MKGIKTLLTKSFYMFIRDNKATLMMFVSPIVFMLILGFVIAGISGGTQSVSVKVAFHVSKEFQPFQKALMEEAKANGFDVVFVKDDESIRNLVASAKMQMGISLSSTSMTFFYNQAFGQYNNYLRILQDFVSQAIRKRISGVPTYIEAKPVVLKKGVNLTVISFVVPGAMAIAILTACVLSTATAFSDYRSSNVLKRLKVTPLSGNAFAFSIAVHRFWSSVASSVLTLLASEAIFSTLYDMNWLLFLLMISTATIMSIGLGTIFSVVFRDMWTTLNFSTILLTVMMLFSNVFYPFSIMPNYMRVIAHAMPITYFTQGLRYALGISPMYMSEFLVVNAVFTLAGAALIILGGRIMFYFERR